CGGGCCTTGTTGCAGTGAGATACATCAAACTGCCCACAACCTGTTTGTAAAGTGTGCTGTCAACCTTCTTCCCAGTAGGATCTTTGTGTAGCTTCAAACCAAGCTCTGTAGGAGTGTTAACAGGATTACAATCCCTCATCTGAAATCTGTCTAGAATTTCTCCTATATATTTCTTCTGAGAAATGAAGATCCCGTCATCAGATTGCACTACTTCTATGCCAAGAAAGTAATGCATTAATCCGAGATCGGACATTTCAAACTCATCCATCATTCACCTCATGAATTCTTCAATCATCACACCACAGTTTCCAGTAAatataagatcatcaacatacaaacaaaTAATGAGTATTTTTCCTTGATCCCCAATCTTAACAAAAAGTGTATGCTCATAAGGACATTTCGAAAAACCAACTTTTAGAAAATACCCCTCAATGCGACTATACCAAGCTCggggagcctgttttagtccataAAGCGCCTTTTTCAATTTGTAAACCTTATGCTCATTTCCAATTTTAACATAACCTGGGGGTTGTTCAACAAATACCTGTTCGTCCAAGTACCCATGTAAGAATGCCGACTTGACGTCTAACTGGAAAATAGGCCAAGATTTCTGAGCCGCCAACGCAATTACCAATCTGATTGTATCATGCCTCGTAACTGGAGAAAATACTTCTGTATAATCGATCCCGTATTCTTGCTTGTACCCCTTAGCCACTAAACGTGCCTTGTACTTGTCAACTTTACcgttttccttcaacttcctttTGAAAAACCATTTTACTCCAATAGTTTTCTGTCCATTTGGAAGATCAGACAGCTCCCAAGTATCATTTCGTTCAATGGCATTAATTTCATCATCCATTgcttttctccatttttcttccTTCACGACACTCTCAAAAGACGTAGGATCACAATCTGAAAACAAAGTAAAGTGAGTAATTGGATCTTCAATTCCAGTTACCTCATAATCTTCCATCCAAGCAGGCCTTCTTCTAATACGCCCAACAGACCGAGTTGTTTCTTCATTTTCTACAGCAACTGTTGCTGAAGTTGCTGAATTTTTCGGTGTGCAAGCTGTTGAAAATTTCTCTGGTTCAACATCACTATCATAGAGTACTTGGGTAAGTTGCTGCCCATTCCAATCCCAAGTGTTCTCCTCATCAAAAACAACATCCCTACTGATAACAATCTTCCTTGTCAATGGATTGAACATTTATATGCTTTGGAAAATTCACTTACACCAAGAAAAACACATTTTTCAGCCTTGTCATCAAGTTTCTTCCTCTTCTGATCTGCGACATGAGCATATGCGATGCATCCAAAAATTCTAAAATGATCTACTGTTGATTTTCTCCCATTCCATGCCTCCTCCGATGTCATATTTTGAACAGAAAAAGTTGGGCTTCTGTTTAAAATATGAATACTCCAATTTACTGCCTCGGGCCAGAAAGTTTTTGGAACGCTTCCTCTTGCCAACAAACTTCTCACCATGTTGAGGATGGTTCTATTTTTTTTCTCCGATACACCATTCTGTTGTGGTGTATACGCAGCTGTAAGCTCTCTCCGAATGCCATGATCTATACAAAAACCTTCAAATTCTTTCGAACAATATTCGCCACCACGATCTGTTCGGAGAGTCTTGATATTTTTTCCTGCTTCATTTTCCACACGAACTTTGAAGCTTTTAAATATTGAAAAAACTTCAGATTTCTCTTGTAAAAAATAAACCCAAGTTTTCCTTGAAAAATCGTCGGTAAAAGTGATTAAATATCTTTTACCTCCATTGGATGTTGGGTTTATTGGACCACAAAGATCTGAATGCACAAGCTCCAAAACATCCTTtgctctccatgactttcctttAGGAAATTGAGAGCGAGGTTGTTTGCTAACAACACATTCTTCACAGATTTTGGAAGGAGCAGTGATTTGAGGAAGCCCTGTGACCATGTTTTTCTGGTGGAGTGTATTCAATCCTCCAAAACTCAAATGACCATAACGAAAATGCCACAACCATGAGGAATCCTTGACTTCAGCCATCAAACAAGATTGAATATCATCAATCTTTAGCGGAAATAATTTGTTGGAGCTCATTTGAACTACTGCAATAGCTCCTCTCACAGGATCATAAATTTCACACTCACCCTTCTTAATAGTGATGACATAACCCTTCTCTTGCAACTGACCAGCACTAAGTAAGTTGCTTTTCAAGTCGGGAACATACAACACATTAGAGATTGTTTCAACAAAACCATTCTTGGTTTTAATCTTGATATCACCTTTCCCCATCACTTCAATAGTAGAACAATCACCAAATGCCACAGTGGAATGGAAATTTTCATTTagagatgaaaaagaaaatttACTTCCACACATGTGGTTACTACATCCAGTATCTATATACCAAATATCCGACTCATGTTTTATTCCATCTTGGACAGCCATTAACAAAGTTTATACTTCCTTATTTTCGACAAAGTTGgcactttcttccttttctttatCATTAGGCAGTCTAGTATAACAATCTGATGCATAATGACCAAATTTGTGACATCTATAGCATTCTACCATGGATTTGTCATGGTCTCGACCTCTGTCTTTGCCTTAAAATTGATCAGTGCTGGCTTTGAAATCTCTGCCTCCACGATCTCCTCTTCCTCTTGCTCGGCCTCTACCTTTACCCCTTCCTCTATGGTTATTGGAAAGATTATTAGTAGAAGCCTTCAATGCTTGCTCCTGTACCGTGGAACTTTTGTTCATCTTCTGTTCATGAACCAGTAAAGAACTTTGCAATTCATCAAGAGATAGTGCATCTATATCTTTTGACTCTTCGATTGAGCAGACCACATAATTATATTTTGGTGTCAACGAGCGCAAAATCTTCTCCACAATGAAAACATCGTCTATCTTCTCACCGTGGAAACGCATTTTGTTGGTGATTTCCATTGTTCTAGCACAATAATTGGTGACAAATTCTCCTTCCTTCATCTCTAGTGTTTCAAAATCCTTTCTCAAAGCTTGAAGTTGTGCACGCTTCACCCTTGTAGAGCCTTgatacttcttcttcatggaATCCCAAATATCTTTGGAAGTTTCTTTGCAAAGAATTGTTTCCAAGATGAGACGATCAATTGCCTGAAAGAGATAGTTCTTTGCTTTCAGGTCTTTTAGCTTTCTAGCTTCGAGTTCTTCTTTTTGTGAATCTATCAAAGTTGTGCTAGTTGCTAGCTGCTGAATTCCATTTTCGATGACCTGCCAATACTCCTTGGACCACATGAAATTCTCCATTAACATGCTCCAATGATCATAGTGACCATCAAAGCGTGGAATAGCTGCTTgcacaaaattattttttgtggCCATTGGTTAAATGTAAAAGGAGATGAAAGAAATTTTGGCTGCCTCACTCGTTTTCCCTCTCAGGataacctggctctgataccactgttggaaagagaagaagaagaagaaaaaagatacGAAAGGGCTGAAGAGAATAATGGCTAGAAAACTAATACTTTCATTTAAAAGTTCAAGCCTAATATATAGGCAAATATGTAACAGAACATACCAAAAGAAATAGCACCCATATCAATCCATGATATGCATAAAGCAAATAAACtcctaaaagaaacaaaacaCGTTACTCCACTTATCCCTAAAAATCATAACAACCTGGACtgattcaaacaaaaaaaaaacataattaattCCTAAAGCCTAGGTCAACTAGTAGAAGAAAAGAAAACAGAGTAATATTTCAACATCACcttcattaatgacaaaattctactaaaAGTAAAATTGAaaagaattaattaattgtgctctgaacttctaaaatgataaataatttgagacggagggggTATTTGATTTCTGTAATGAAAAATGGGAAGAAATCAGGAGATTGACAAGGATAAGAACCCCCCACCCCCAAAACTCCAAACAACTCAAGAAATTAGGCCTGTGGTATTCTATGTAGGAAATGGACTTTGTTGGCTGATCAGTGTCTGGGAATACATTTTAGAAAATTATAGAGGTTACAACgtatatataatttatatatcATTTTCAATTTTTATGCACAATTGGAATCAAAAGTAGTATAGGTTTAGTTGAATTCACTAAATCCGCTGTACATATGTAGTCTCTGGGGCAGGGTGATCAGTTTTAGAGGGGAGTAAAAAAATTCTATTTTATTCTAGTACTAAATTTTTTGCAGTTTGAGCATTCAATGAAGCTTTTCAATGTACCAAAAAATTAATTAATGAAGCTTTTCGAAGTAGAGAAAAGCTATGGAGTAGCAGTAACTATTGGAGTGTAATGGAAGGCAAGTTGAAcaaaaagagctaaaggcaccaTCATTTTCATATACATCATGTCATTTCGAAAAGGGCGGTTTTCCATTTCAATTATTGTAACTTTGACATGTCCAACACCATGAGAAATATGGCACGTATTGATATGTACAACTACGTCCCACCCAATTCTTCTAGCTTTTATATCTTCTTTTATAGGTTCTTTTTATTTGATTTTAGTCTGCCTCTTCCTCTTTTTATATTTTCAAATCTAAAAACGATGCATCAGGGCTTACATAGCCAAAGTTCAAATCATCGAGATATTCTCTTAACTTTTTACCATCTATGTGATACTTGCACTTTTTAACTTATGTGATCATCTCTCATTGGTGCATATGGGGATTAAGTTGTGCTCCAACatatatgtatgatgataagAAGTCTTTTTCAATTTGGACAAGAACATAAGACTAATGAACAGTTTAATACAATTGACCATTCACATAATTAATATATGTAACAAGAAAATAAATATCTATATTATATGTGCTTGCTTTTAAAAGTTTGATGTCAATGAATTTGTCTAGCTAAATACCAACCTACTTATATGAATGGGGGCGACTAAATTTTGGCTTTTAAGTGCTTGGAATCAAGTGAATCTACACATGCCAAAGACAAAAAGCTTGAAAAATAATCCTTCTCTCTTTTAAGAAAGCTTTGACATAGTGTGTAACTTTTGGGACCATGAAAATGAGAAAGAAAAGGATATGTAGGAATCGAGAAAAGTCTCTTTAGGTATGAAGAGAATATATGCTTGTTGCTTCAATTATCAAAACAAAAACCCTCCAATTAGGGGTGTATATGGACCGGGTTGTttcagattttttaaacaccaaaccaaaccaattgcgtcgggttttaaaatttatacaccaaaccaaaccaataaaattcgagtTTTTTAACCTCGGGTTTTCTTGGGTTGTTCGGATTGTTcggttttctcggatttttcgggttttttttcggaatagtcttgatacaaaacatataacttttactttaaatatttctctagtcctagtaagatacaattatataattaaggtgtttcttaagaaaataacacaaaatgtgagaagagtgatgacattgtattaaaatattcaacaaaagc
The nucleotide sequence above comes from Lycium barbarum isolate Lr01 chromosome 3, ASM1917538v2, whole genome shotgun sequence. Encoded proteins:
- the LOC132630362 gene encoding uncharacterized protein LOC132630362, whose amino-acid sequence is MATKNNFVQAAIPRFDGHYDHWSMLMENFMWSKEYWQVIENGIQQLATSTTLIDSQKEELEARKLKDLKAKNYLFQAIDRLILETILCKETSKDIWDSMKKKYQGSTRVKRAQLQALRKDFETLEMKEGEFVTNYCARTMEITNKMRFHGEKIDDVFIVEKILRSLTPKYNYVVCSIEESKDIDALSLDELQSSLLVHEQKMNKSSTVQEQALKASTNNLSNNHRGRGKGRGRARGRGDRGGRDFKASTDQF